Part of the Bradyrhizobium sp. AZCC 1721 genome, GCGCGATCCCAAGGGCCCGCTGACGCGGCGTCTCCTGGTCGCTCTTGGCATTATCGCGCTGCTGTTCCTGGTGCGGGGCACGGCTTGGTGGAGCGGCAGCGCGGGGCTCAACAACCTGTCGGCAATTCCGGCCGCGCTGATCCCGCTCGGCGCATTGATCGTTACTGAAGGTATCCTGCGGCGTCATGCCCCGCGCCTGGCCAAGATCGCGCTTCTGAGCGGCGGTATCGCGCTCGGTCTCGCCGGCGCTGCCGGGTTGGAAACCCTCGCAATGCCCGCCGCCATCCTGCTCGCGTTGTTTCAGCTTGGCGGCTTCGCCATCTGCGCCTGGTTGCTTGCGACCCGTGACCGGGCGACGCTGATGGTATCAGAGAATCGCATCGTTAGCCGTCTCGCCGTCGGCGCCATCCTGGTCATTCCCTTCATCGTCACCGATTTCAGGGTGCTGTTTCCGGATATCCCGGTCAGGCTCGGGGCATTGGGAGCATTGCTCGTCGTTACCGCGATATTGATCGCGGAACGCGGTGCGGAGACGCAGCGTCAGGCGTTGATGATGACGGCATTGCGGCTGTCGAGTTCGGCCCTTCTCGGTACTGCCGCGGCGTTTGTCGCGCCGGACGCCGATGCGGCGCAGGTCATGCGATTCTGTGCGATAGCGATCACGGGCGTTCTCACCATCGGGGTGATGGTGGACGCGCTGCGCGCCCACTTCGAATCCCAGGTGCCCGGTGTTCTCAACTCCGTCGCGGCCTCGCCAGCCAGAACGCGCGACGCGCTGATCGCGGAACTCGCGCGTCATCCGATCTTCGAGAGTGCCCGGCGTTATCGGGAGAGCGAACTCTCGAGCTTCGATCCGCAACTGCTGCGCGATTTTCTCTCGACCCGGCGTGTACTGCGCCGGCCCGATGCGCCGTGGGGCCTGACATCGTCCGATCCGGCCGTCGAACGCGTGGTGTCGCTGCTAGCGGCCAACAGCGCAACGCACCTCATCGTGCTATCGCACGATCCGATCGACGTCATCACACTGGCAGTTCCCGTGGTTTCGGCCGATCCGGCCACTGAAACCGCGCTGGCCCTGCTGCGGCGCCTGCTGGCGCTGACGCCGGAGGCGACGTGATATTCAGTCACGAGATTTTTCACGCGCGACGACGTACGAAATTCATCGTGACTGTGATAAGACGCCGCCGTAGCGATTTCATGATGGGGCAGGCCAATGTCGAAGCAAGCGATGCGTGAGGAGGCGGAGCGCCTGATCCGCGAGACGATGCAAAAGAAGACCATCGTCGTGAAGCAAGGACAGACCAGGATCGAGGCGGTCTGCGGCAAATGCGGCGCGCCGAACCGCGTCCAGGCCGAGAAGGGCGCGACCCGCGTCAAATACGTCTGCAAGCAATGCGGCGACAAGCAGGTAACGCTGTAGAGTTTTGCAGTTGTCCACACTATTGCCACGCAGACGGTCAGCTCCCTCCCCCGCAAGGGGGGAGGGAACGCACCTTTGTTGAGGCGGCAGCATCGCGACGCTTGTTATTCCTTCACAAATCTCGCGAACGCCTCCGCATAATCCGGATGCCAGCGCGACAGCGCGGGGCGGTTCTCCACGATATCGCCAATCGCCCACAGCATGCGCCGCTCGTCGAGTTGCCGCGGTACGTCGTTATCCGGACAGAGGATGTAGAAGTCGCCGGCGTCGATGCGTTCGATCATGAAATCGATCGTTTGCTCTGGCGTCCAGGCGCCGGGCGGCTTCTCGGTGCGGCCGCGCGCGGTCAGGGGCGTGAAGACGTGGCCGGGGATCATCAGATGCGCGCTGATCCTGCAGCCCGGCAGGTTCCGCAATTCGTGCTGCAGCGCCTCCGTCTGCGCTTTCACGCCGGCCTTCGAGACGTTGTAGGCGGGATTGCCGGGCGGCGTCGTGATGCCTTGCTTGGAGCCGGTGTTGATCACGAGGCCGGGCCGTCCGCGTTCGACCATGTGAGGTACGAAAGCCTGCGTGCCGTGAATGACGCCCCACAGGTTCACCGCGAGAATGCGCTGCCAGTTCTCCAGCGGACCAAAACTGTTGCTGTCGGGGCCAATGCCGGCATTGTTCATCAGGATGTCGATACCGCCGAACCGCTTTTGCACCGCGGCTTCCAGGCCCGCAACCTCATCGAAGCGGCTGACGTCGACCGATGCCGTCATGATGTCGGCCGCGCCGCCCTTGGCGACGGCTGCCAGTCTGACCGCGGCCTCGGCGAGGCGCTCGGTACCGATGTCGGCGATGCACACCTTCATGCCGAAGCCGGCGAAACGCATCGCAGCGGCGAGCCCGATGCCGGAGGCGCCTCCCGTGATCACGGCAACATGATTTGGCGACATCGCAGGATGGGGCATCGTCATTCTCCGGACAGTTGAGGTATGTATTCGCAGGCCGACGCCTTAGGCTACCATGTACGAACGGGCATGGGAGGCTTTCGCATCGGCTGCTTTCCGCAATCCTTCGGCCGCATTACGGTTCATGCCACGGTCATAGATGTGCAAACATAGCGGCACAAAATTCCAACCGACTTCAAGGGAGTGTAGTCATGGCAGTCACGCAGGCGATTCCGATCACGCGCCATCCTTACGCGGATGGTTCCTACAAGAGGATGCTGATCGACGGCCAGTGGGTCGACGCCGCCTCCGGCAAACAGTTCGAGACCCACAATCCGGCGACCGGCGAATTGCTCGCGACCGTCGCCGAAGGTGACGCGGAGGACATCAACCGCGCCGTGGCGGCGGCCCGCCGCGCCTTCGAGGGACCGTGGAGCAAGGTCAAGCCGTATGAGCGGCAGGGCCTGTTGCTGAAGCTCGCCGATCTCGTCGAGAAGAATTTCGAGGAGCTGTCGCAGCTCGATACCATGGACATGGGCGCGCCGATCAGCCGCACCCGCGGCAACAAGCTGCGCGTGCTCGGCATGCTCCGCTATTACGCCGGGCAGGCGACGGCGCTGCACGGCGAGACCATCGAGAACTCGTTGCCCGGCGATATCTTTTCTTACACGCTGAAGGAGCCGGTCGGGGTGGTCGGGGCGATCATCCCCTGGAACGGCCCGCTCGCTGCAACCGTCTGGAAGATCGGTCCTGCGATCGCAACCGGCTGCACTGTGGTGTTGAAGCCCGCCGAGGAAGCGCCGCTGACCTCGCTGCGGCTCGCCGAACTCTGCATGGAAGCCGGCGTCCCGCCTGGCGTCGTCAACGTCGTGCCCGGCTATGGCGAGACCGCCGGCGCGGCGCTGGCGTCGCATCCCGATGTCGACAAGGTCGCCTTCACCGGCTCGCACGTCACGGGGCAGTCGATCATCCGCGCCTCCGCCGGCAACCTCAAGCGCGTGTCGCTCGAACTCGGCGGCAAGTCGCCCGACATCGTGTTCGCCGATGCCGATCTTGACGCGGCGGTGCCGGGCGCCGCGATGGCGGTGTTTGCCAATTCCGGGCAGATCTGCAGCGCGGGTACGCGGTTGTTCGTCGAAGAGAACGTCTATGACGAATTCGTCGGCCGCGTCGCCGAGTTCGGCAAGAAGCTGCAGGTCGGTAACGGCCTCGATCCGGGCACGCAGATCGGGCCGTTGGTCTCGCAGCAGCAGATGGACCGCGTCGCTGGTTACCTCGACATCGGCCAGAAGGAAGGCGCCAAAGCGGTGGCCGGCGGCGGCCGCCTGACCGAAGGCGCGCTCTCGAAGGGCTTCTTCGTGCAGCCGACCGTGTTCGCCAACGTGCAGGACAATATGCGGATCGCGCAGGAGGAAATCTTCGGCCCGGTGATCTCGGCGATCTCCTTCAAGGATACCGATGAACTGGTCAAGCGCGCCAATGCCACCACCTTCGGCTTGGGCAGCGGCGTCTGGACCACCAATGTCAGCAAGGCGCACCAGGTCGCGAAGGCGCTGCGCGCCGGCTCGGTCTGGGTGAACTGCTATCAGGCGATGGATCCGGCCGTGCCGTTCGGCGGCTACAAGATGAGCGGCTACGGCCGCGAGTCCGGCAAGCAGCACGTCGAGGAATATCTCAACGTCAAGGCAGTCTGGATCAAGACGGCCTGAGACGCTTCAGATCGGTGGATGCGATGGCGGCGGCTTCGGCCGCCGTTATCCTGAACCTGTTACGAACAAGCTGAAGCGGTTACATAACCGTATCAACACGGAGTTCTGGAAGAGACATGAATTATCCATCGTTGTTTTCGCCGCTCAAGGTCGGCCCCTACAGGCTCAATCATCGTCTCGCGTTGGCGCCGTTGACGCGGATGCGGGCGGCGAAGCCGAGCCTCGCGCCGCGGCCACTGAATGCGGAATATTATGCGCAGCGCGCGACGCCGGGCGGATTGCTCATCGCCGAAGCCTCGCCCGTGATGGCGACGGGCTTCGGCAGCCCCGGCGTTCCCGGAATCTATACGGAAGCGCAGATCGAAGGCTGGCGCGAGGTGGTCGATGCCGTTCACGCCAAGGGCGGAATCATCTTCCTGCAGCTCTGGCATGTCGGGCGCGTCTCGCATTCCTCCTTCCAGCCGGGCGGCGTGTTGCCGGTCGCGCCATCGGCGGTGCCGATCGCCGACCTGAAGACGGGCACGGCAGACGGCAAGGCAGTGCCCTACGAGACGCCGCGCGCGCTTGAGACGTCGGAAATTCCTGGCGTGATCGACGCCTATCGTCAGGCCGCGAAGAACGCGCTTGCCGCCGGCTTCGACGGCGTCGAGGTGCACGGCGCCAACGGCTATCTGATCGAGCAGTTCCTGCAGTCGCACACCAACCTGCGCACCGATCAGTATGGCGGCTCGATTTCGAACCGCGTGCGCTTCCTGATGGAGGTGACCAGGGCCGTGGTCGAAGTGTGGGGGGCCGACCGCGTCGGCGTGCGGCTGTCGCCCTATGGTGTCGCCAACGGCAGCGGCGAGCCGGACCCGATGCCGCTCTACACATATGCCGTCGAACAGCTCAATCAGCTTGGCCTTGCCTACCTGCATTTCATCGAGCCGCGCTCCTCCGGCGCCGGCCGCGCCGAGGTCAACCACCAGAACGTGCCGTCGGCGATGGTGCTGTTCCGCCCGATCTGGAAGGGCGTGCTGATCGCGGCCGGCGGCTTCACCGGCGAGACCGCCGATGCGGCGATCAGGGATGGCCATGCCGACGCGGTCGCTTTCGGCCGCATCTTCATTTCGAATCCGGACCTGCCGCGCAGGCTGCAGCGCGGCTTCCCGCTGACGCCTTATAACCGCGCGACGTTCTACGGCGGCGATGTGACAGGCTATACGGATTATCCGGAGCACAACGAGCTGGAGCAGGCGTGAGTCACAGGCGTCATTGCGAGCGAAGCGAAGCAATCCATGCCTCAACGAGCGGATAGATGGATTGCTTCGTCGCGGAGCCTGTCATCCGGCGGCGCTTCGCGCCGACCGGGTGGCTCCTCGCAATGACGAGAAGAGGCAGCACAGAATGTTTCCAGAAGAGGAATTAGAGAAAAGGAAAACCAAGGCGGTATCCCTCGGCAAACCCGCCGCGGGCCAATGCCTGTGCGGCAAGGTCGCCTTCGAGATCGACGTGCCGGCGCGCTGGGCCTGGCACGATCATTCGCCGGCCAGTCGCCGCGCCCATGGCGCGGCCTACGCGACCTATGTCGGAAGCTGGCGCAAGCGCTTTCGCATCACCAAGGGCAAGGCCAGTCTCACACGATACGAAGACGAGGCCACCAAGACGGTACGCAGTTTTTGCTCCAATTGCGGCACGCATGTTGTCTATGAGCGTCCGCGCTCGCCGCACATGGTCAACATCCCCCGCGCGCTGTTCTCCGGCCGCACCGGCCGCCAGCCGCTCTATCACATCGCGATCGAGGAATTGCAGGAGTGGGCCTATACCGGTGAACCGCTGGTGCCGCTGAAGGGATATCCCGGCGTGGTCTGGCAGCGCTCGAAGAAGAAGAAGCGCGCGGACCGTGAAGGGATGGTCTAGAGCGTGGACCCACTACGCGCAGCCAGCCATAGCGGATTGGATGCGAGCTGGACGAAGGCGATAAGGGGCTTGAATCACGGCAAGACAGTCCGGCTCAATGTGGCCCGCCAAGGAGCGGGTCGGAAGCTATGCACCCGAAAGCGGACCTATTATGCTCACCCTGAGCTTTGTCGTCCTTGACCCAAATCGGACTTCAGCTGTTACCGAGATAGGCGACGGTTTCGATCTCCACCAAGACTTCCGGTTTCGCAAGAGACCGCACTTCTACAAGCGTGGAGGCAGGAAAGTCTCCGGTGAAGAACTCGCGGCGCGCTCGCCAGACCTCGGTGTTTTTCTTGATATCGACGACATAGATCGTCATCTTTACCAGGTTGTCCATCGTTCCCCCGGCCGCATTGATGATGCGATCAATGCGTGAAAATATTTGCTTGGTTTGTTCGTACTCATCTTTTCCAACTATCTCAGTGCCGCCTTCGAAGGGACGTGCTACTTGGCCGGAGATGAACAGCATGTCGCCGGCGCGTATAGCGTTTGACCACAGACCGGGGCCGACCTCAGCCACATCGGGGACGGAGAGCTTTGTCCTAGGCATTGCATTCTCCCTATGAAATTATCTCTGATGCGTTTCGCTATTGGTCTATCACAAATATAGGCGAGCGCGTCGCGGAATTGCCTCGGATGACAGAAGATGTACGACGCACACCCTGCGCGACTTGTCGTTCGGCTGGATCATAAGGTAGAGCCTTGACTGCGACGCGGCCGGAGTCCGCTTGTGGCCCGTATGCGACGACTCGGACCTGTGACGTAGCGTCTGTTGCTAGGAGTGGACCGGCCATGGTTCAGACGCGGGCCAACCGACGCAACTGACCCAAAACCGGCAGTTTCGGTGACGTCGCCTTTTGGCCCTACGCTGATCAGGGTCAACGTCGTGGCCGCGGATTGACATTTCTCTCGACGGGGAGATTGCATGGCGCGCGCAGCTTTACGGACCTCGTCATGAAACTTATTGCGCATCGTGGATGGTCCGCGGGTCGGGGTGAAAACTCGCTCGCCGCGTTCGCACGTGCCGCCCGTGACGGCAGAATATCTGGTGTCGAATTCGACGTCTGCCTTGCAGCGGATTCCGACACATTGGTGGTGTCACACGAGCCGCCGCGTCATGTCGAGAATGCGCTTACCCTCGATGCGGCACTGTCGCTTCTTTCGCCGACTGACCTTGAACTGTTTGTGGAGGTGAAGGAGACGGAACTTGTCTCTAGAGTCATCGAGAGGCTGGTTGCCAGCAACGTGGCCCGTCGCTCGGTCGTATTTGCCTTTGCCGCCGTCGCAAGATCCTTTCCGTGGGAGGGTGCGCGACCAGTGCGCCTGGGCATCATCGTCATGTACCCGTGGAACCTGAATCGTGCGGTGCGCAGGTATGCGCCGGATGTCCTCCTGCTCGGCTGGGACGCGCGCGCTTGGACGCGAGTCGCTTTTCGCGCCTGGTGGTCCGTTTTCTCGCTTGAGCAGCTTGCGCGACGCCACCACGTGCCGGTTGTGGTAGGAGTCGTGCAACGCATGAACGACCTTCATTGGCTCTCGCGGCAGCACCTCTACGGGGCGGTTGCCGACGTCGACCGCACTCTCGACCAGCGCCAGACCTGATTAGGCCGCGCAAACCCGTTCGTCGCCCGTGAAGTATTCGAAAGCAGCAGATCGGCCTGATCTGGTGGGGAACTGTTTCGGTGACGTCGCCTTCTGGCCCGTAGGTGAAGTGGCGGCACGTTGCATCGAGGTCCGCTCATGGACGTGTAGCGGACTAGGTTTGCTCACGGTGAGTTATTCGCATTTTGACCCAACTCGGACCCCCCTGTTGACGCACGCGCTTTGCCGCCGTGCCAGGGCCGGCCCGGCGAGATGCCCACTTGAGGCGATCGGGCCTCGTACGATACCGCTCACAGGTCCGCAACTAAGTGCTAAGCTCCTCCTTGTCCCAGCGGCGTGGTTGGTCTGGCCGTTCGGAGGGCGCTGTGACCGAGCAGCAGGTTCATAGGCGATTAGCGGCAATCTTGGCTGCCGACGTGGTCGGCTACTCCGCGTTGATGCAGCGCGCTGAGGTAGCTACCTACGCGGAGTTCGAACGGCTCAAGCGAGAATTGATCGAGCCTGGTCTCTCCCGCCACGAAGGGCGACTAATCAAGACAACGGGTGACGGCGCGTTGGCCGAGTTCGCAAGTCCATCGGCTGCGGTGCGATGCGCGGTGGACATACAGGAAAGCATCGCATCAGGCCGAAGCCCCCTTAACCTTCGTATTGGGGTCAATCTCGGGGAGGTTATCGTTGGAGCTGACGGCGATCTTTTTGGCGACGGGATCAACATTGCGGTCCGGCTGGAGGGGACCGCCGATCCGGGCGGCATCCTGATTTCCGAGAAGGTGTACAGCGAGGTCGAGGGCAAGCTGGATGTTGGCTTCGAGGACCGGGGCGAACAGCGGCTCAAGAACATCTCCAGGCCGGTCCGCGCTTACGCCGTTCGCGCGGGAACGCGCAGCATGCTGATTGATAGGCTAAGTGCGGCCCCGCCACTCCCGGACAAGCCTTCCATCGTCGTGTTGCCGTTTGACAATATGAGCGGCGATCCCGAGCAGGAATACTTCGCGGACGGAATGGTTGAGGAGATCACCACCGCGCTTTCGCGGTTCAAATGGCTGTTTGTGATCGCCCGAAATTCGAGCTTTACGTTCAAAAACAAAGCCGTCGATGTGAAGGAGGTCGGACGCAGGCTTGGCGTGCGCTATGTCCTTGAGGGGTCTGTGCGCAAGGCATCGGGGAAAGTCCGCATCACCGGGCAATTGATTGATGCGATTACTGGCGCACACATTTGGGCGGACAGGTTCGAGCGTGACCTGACGGATATTTTCGTTCTCCAGGACGAAGTCACCGTTGCCGTCGTCTCGGCCATTCAGCCAAGATTGCTTCGAACAGAAAT contains:
- a CDS encoding adenylate/guanylate cyclase domain-containing protein, which gives rise to MTEQQVHRRLAAILAADVVGYSALMQRAEVATYAEFERLKRELIEPGLSRHEGRLIKTTGDGALAEFASPSAAVRCAVDIQESIASGRSPLNLRIGVNLGEVIVGADGDLFGDGINIAVRLEGTADPGGILISEKVYSEVEGKLDVGFEDRGEQRLKNISRPVRAYAVRAGTRSMLIDRLSAAPPLPDKPSIVVLPFDNMSGDPEQEYFADGMVEEITTALSRFKWLFVIARNSSFTFKNKAVDVKEVGRRLGVRYVLEGSVRKASGKVRITGQLIDAITGAHIWADRFERDLTDIFVLQDEVTVAVVSAIQPRLLRTEIDLAARRRPEDLTAYDFYLRALPQYYLSTREGLAEALRLAHRALELDPRFGFAAALAANCYTLKVLLGYDDPQFNRKEAVRLLRLALSIDDSDPETLAYAAIISAFMVDDIESGIEMADRAVALNPNSYTAWRGRGWVYRNAGLPEEAVRSFERAVRMSPVDPTLHRSFTGMGMAFIELRRFDEAIAAGKKALRQNPSHPTAYRCLASAFAHLGRDAEAREAAARVLETDPGSTISAFIARGGQSNATLLIEGLRKAGLPE
- a CDS encoding GFA family protein, encoding MFPEEELEKRKTKAVSLGKPAAGQCLCGKVAFEIDVPARWAWHDHSPASRRAHGAAYATYVGSWRKRFRITKGKASLTRYEDEATKTVRSFCSNCGTHVVYERPRSPHMVNIPRALFSGRTGRQPLYHIAIEELQEWAYTGEPLVPLKGYPGVVWQRSKKKKRADREGMV
- a CDS encoding alkene reductase; amino-acid sequence: MNYPSLFSPLKVGPYRLNHRLALAPLTRMRAAKPSLAPRPLNAEYYAQRATPGGLLIAEASPVMATGFGSPGVPGIYTEAQIEGWREVVDAVHAKGGIIFLQLWHVGRVSHSSFQPGGVLPVAPSAVPIADLKTGTADGKAVPYETPRALETSEIPGVIDAYRQAAKNALAAGFDGVEVHGANGYLIEQFLQSHTNLRTDQYGGSISNRVRFLMEVTRAVVEVWGADRVGVRLSPYGVANGSGEPDPMPLYTYAVEQLNQLGLAYLHFIEPRSSGAGRAEVNHQNVPSAMVLFRPIWKGVLIAAGGFTGETADAAIRDGHADAVAFGRIFISNPDLPRRLQRGFPLTPYNRATFYGGDVTGYTDYPEHNELEQA
- a CDS encoding glycerophosphodiester phosphodiesterase — protein: MKLIAHRGWSAGRGENSLAAFARAARDGRISGVEFDVCLAADSDTLVVSHEPPRHVENALTLDAALSLLSPTDLELFVEVKETELVSRVIERLVASNVARRSVVFAFAAVARSFPWEGARPVRLGIIVMYPWNLNRAVRRYAPDVLLLGWDARAWTRVAFRAWWSVFSLEQLARRHHVPVVVGVVQRMNDLHWLSRQHLYGAVADVDRTLDQRQT
- a CDS encoding SDR family NAD(P)-dependent oxidoreductase, with protein sequence MPHPAMSPNHVAVITGGASGIGLAAAMRFAGFGMKVCIADIGTERLAEAAVRLAAVAKGGAADIMTASVDVSRFDEVAGLEAAVQKRFGGIDILMNNAGIGPDSNSFGPLENWQRILAVNLWGVIHGTQAFVPHMVERGRPGLVINTGSKQGITTPPGNPAYNVSKAGVKAQTEALQHELRNLPGCRISAHLMIPGHVFTPLTARGRTEKPPGAWTPEQTIDFMIERIDAGDFYILCPDNDVPRQLDERRMLWAIGDIVENRPALSRWHPDYAEAFARFVKE
- a CDS encoding RidA family protein, which translates into the protein MPRTKLSVPDVAEVGPGLWSNAIRAGDMLFISGQVARPFEGGTEIVGKDEYEQTKQIFSRIDRIINAAGGTMDNLVKMTIYVVDIKKNTEVWRARREFFTGDFPASTLVEVRSLAKPEVLVEIETVAYLGNS
- a CDS encoding aldehyde dehydrogenase family protein; its protein translation is MAVTQAIPITRHPYADGSYKRMLIDGQWVDAASGKQFETHNPATGELLATVAEGDAEDINRAVAAARRAFEGPWSKVKPYERQGLLLKLADLVEKNFEELSQLDTMDMGAPISRTRGNKLRVLGMLRYYAGQATALHGETIENSLPGDIFSYTLKEPVGVVGAIIPWNGPLAATVWKIGPAIATGCTVVLKPAEEAPLTSLRLAELCMEAGVPPGVVNVVPGYGETAGAALASHPDVDKVAFTGSHVTGQSIIRASAGNLKRVSLELGGKSPDIVFADADLDAAVPGAAMAVFANSGQICSAGTRLFVEENVYDEFVGRVAEFGKKLQVGNGLDPGTQIGPLVSQQQMDRVAGYLDIGQKEGAKAVAGGGRLTEGALSKGFFVQPTVFANVQDNMRIAQEEIFGPVISAISFKDTDELVKRANATTFGLGSGVWTTNVSKAHQVAKALRAGSVWVNCYQAMDPAVPFGGYKMSGYGRESGKQHVEEYLNVKAVWIKTA